The genomic window CATTAAAGGGAAAATGGGTGCGTTACTGCTAAAAGACGGTTTGCGCTCATTGAAAGCTGAAATGGATTATTCAAAACATGGCGGCGCAGTTTTATTTGGATTGAAAGCACCAGTCATCAAAACACATGGTGCAACCGGACCAGAGGCTGTTCGCTATACGATCCGCCAGATTCATACGATGCTTGAAACCAACGTCGTAGGACAATTGGTCGAGCAATTTGAGAAAAAAGAGGACTGATTTTTCTGTGAATTGACAAGCTCATGGAGAAAAAAGGGTGGACATTCCCAAAAATTGTCAGTAAAATTAGCTATGGTGAAGAAAACGTAGTAGTTCTAAGAATTGTGGGGGTGAAAAAATTGACGCGTGAAGAAGTATTTAATAAAGTAGCTAAAATCATTTCGAATCACTTTGAAATGGATACCGACAAAGTGACAGATGAATTAAACATTAAAGATGATCTGAAAGCTGATTCAATTAGTATCATGGAATTCGTTCTTGAACTGGAGGATGAATTCGGAACAGAGATCTCTGATGAAGATGCTGAACAAATCGAAACAGTCGGCGGCGCCGTGGATTATATCAGCAATAACTTGAAATAAATTCAATGAATAAATACACAACAACCGATGAATGAATTGGCGAAAGCTAATTTCAAATCAAAGCCAAGAAAACAGAAATAGGTTTACTATTTCATGTTTTCTTGGCTTTTTCAGTTGTGTTTTTTTATGAAATAGTTTTTTTAAAGAGTAAGATCATGGAAGAAAAGGGAACGCCTTAACAGATTTTCCATTATTTTTATTCCGTATATTTTGTATAATTATGCTTTTGTAAATAAAAATGTTTTTTTAATAAACCCCGTTTTTTATCGGCGCCTGTTTTTTTGTCATGTTTTATAATAATTCTCATTTTATAAAAATAGTAGGATAAAGAGAAGGTTTGCTCTTCGCCTCATTTTTTTTTAATCTTTTTCTGATACTCACATAGTGACGTAAGATTTTTCAGATAATTCTGGCAACAATGTGAAATAATCTTGCAATATAAAACGGTTTTCTATATAATTATTAATAATAAATTACACACTCCTTAGAATGCTACTTATTTAATTTTTTGTTGTTTAAGTTGTTATTCAGTGTAGGATTATTTTTTTTATTAAAGAACTTCCATCGAGGAGCAGAGAGGGGTATTCGATTGTCAGATAATCAATTATTAGATGTTCAGAACCTACACACAGGCTTCCGTCTAAAAGATGAATATTACGATGCAGTAGACGACGTTTCTTTTACTTTAGATAAAAACGAGATCTTAGCCATCGTAGGTGAGTCTGGTTGCGGAAAAAGTACGTTAGCTACAACGATCATGGGGTTGTTGGATCCTAACAACACAAAGATCACAGGGGAGATCATGTACAATGATTTAAATTTAATTGAATTAAATGAAACGTTGTATAACAAAATTCGCGGAAATGATATTGGAATGATTTTCCAAGATCCGTTGTCTGCGTTAAACCCTCTGATGAGAATTGAAGACCAAATCAAAGAAGGTTTGTCTTATCATACAAAAATGACTGCTGATCAAAGACAGGCACGTGCATTGGAACTATTAGAACAAGTTGGGATCCCAAATCCTGCGCGAGTGGGTCGTCAATATCCGCATGAGCTATCAGGTGGTATGAGACAGCGTGTGATCATCGCAATCGCCATTGCATGTAAGCCGCCAATCATCATCGCAGATGAACCAACGACCGCTTTGGACGTAACGATCCAAGCACAGATTTTGGACTTATTGAAAGATTTACAAGAAGAAACAAAAACAGGGATCATTTTGATCACGCACGATTTAGGTGTCGTTGCTGAAATGGCCGATCGTGTTGCTGTAATGTACGGTGGACAATTTGTTGAAGTTGCGGGCGTCAAAGAATTATTTGAGAACCCAAAACACCCTTATACACAATCACTACTAAATTCGATTCCACAAGAAGGAAACCACGAAGCAGAATTACATGTGATCGAAGGGGTCGTTCCTTCATTGAAAAATATGCCACGAACAGGCTGTCGTTTTGCACCGCGGATTCCTTGGATTCCAGCGAGCGCTCACGAAGAAAATCCAGTGTTGCATGAAATCGCACCAAATCACATGGTACGTTGCTCATGTTATAAACATTTCCACTTTAGAGACGAAAAAGGAGAGGTGTAGATGTCAGAATTAATCACAATCAAAGATTTGAAAGTTCACTATCCTATTCGCAGTGGGTTTTTCAACCGAGTAACAGACCATGTCTATGCAGTAGACGGTGTCGATTTTATTATTGAAAAAGGAAAAACATATGGACTAGTTGGCGAATCAGGTTCTGGTAAATCCACAACTGGTAAAGCAGTGGTTGGTTTAGAAAAAGTGACCTCCGGAGAAATCATGTATGAAGGCAAAGACGTGACGAAAAGAAGTAACCGCAAAAAAATCGGTTATAACAAAGACGTCCAAATGATCTTCCAAGATTCGATGTCTAGTTTGAACCCGAAAAAACGCGTGTTGGATATCATCGCTGAACCGATCCGTAACTTTGAACGCTTGAGCGATCAAGAAGAAAAGAAAAAGGTCAAAAGCTTATTAGATATCGTTGGGATGCCAGAAGATGCGTTATACAAGTATCCACATGAATTTTCTGGTGGACAAAGACAGCGTTTGGGGGTTGCCCGAGCAGTCGCGACAAATCCTAAGTTGATCGTGGCAGATGAACCTGTTTCTGCCTTAGACTTATCCGTTCAGGCGCAAGTCTTGAACTTCATGAAACGCATCCAACAAGAATTTGGATTGAGCTATTTATTTATCTCTCATGACTTAGGTGTCGTAAAACACATGTGTGACAATATTGCGATCATGTACAAAGGTCGATTTGTTGAAATCGGTACACGAGAAGATATCTACAATGATCCACGCCACATCTATACAAAACGCTTACTATCTGCGATTCCACGAATCGATGTAGACAATCGGGAAATGCATAAACAAAACCGACGGAATGTTGAACGCGAGTATATCGAACATCAAAAAGATTACTACGACACAACAGGCCGAGTGTATGACTTACGTACATTAACCCCTACACACAAAGTAGCGTTGAAAGATGGAGGTGCTAGCTAATGTGGAAAACGATTCTACGAAGAGTTCTTTTAATGATCCCGCAAGTGATCATTCTTAGTGTGTTGATCTTTATACTAGCGCAAGCCATGCCTGGAGATCCTTTTACAGGATTGATCAACCCAAACCAAGACCCAGCTGTCATCGAGCAAATGCGTCAAGCAGCCGGACTGAACGATCCTTGGTATGAACAATATTTCCGTTGGATCGGAAATGCTGTACAAGGTGATTTCGGACAAAGTTTCTTATTCAAACGCCCTGTTGCCTATTTGATTGGTGAACGTGTCGTCAATACTTTGTATTTATCAGTTTTAACTGTAATTATTACGTATTTGATCGCTGTACCGTTAGGCATGTTGGCTGGTCGTTACCAAAATTCGATTTTGGACAAAGCAGTTGTTATCTATAACTTCTTTAGTTTTGCTGTTCCATTATTCATTTTTGGATTGATCATGTTATTCGTTTTTGGTTACCGTTTAGGCTGGTTCCCAACCAGTGGTTCTCAGACCTTAGGTTTCCAAGGAAACTTTATTGCTCAATGGTTTGATCGCTTGCAATACATTCTATTGCCAGCAATCACACAAGCCTTTTTAGCCACAGCTGTTACGATCCAGTATCTGCGTAGTGAAGTCATTGATTCAAAATCACTCGACTTTGTACGTACCGCTCGATCAAAAGGTGTGCCGACCAACAAAGTATTCAGTCGCCACATTTTCCGTAATGCAGCATTGCCAATGGCTTCTCAAATGGGGTATGAAATTACGTCATTGATCGCCGGATCTGTAGTTATCGAAAAGATCTTTGGTTACCCTGGTGTCGGAAAACTATTTATTGACTCAATCGGTCAACGTGATTATACCGTGATCACTGCCTTAGTCTTGATTTTAGGAATCGCAACGCTAGTCGGAACACTGCTGTCAGATATCATCATGAGCATTGTTGATCCGCGTATACGAATCCAATAAAAAAATCAAACAGAAGGGAGAATCGATCAATGAGTGATAAAAAGAAAGAAGTTACGCAAGAAAGTATCCCACCAATGGGGATACGAATGATTGCACGAGAATTTATAAAAGATAAAGTCGCCATTTTTTCACTGGCCTTACTAGTGATTTTGTTGTTAGTCATTTTTATTGGGGCAATCTTTATTGACCAAGATCAAGTAATGTTTGTTAGTATTTTTGATAAGTACGCAGAACCTGGTGCTATCTCCACTCAAGGAACAAAATTCCTTTTAGGAGCAGATGAAGGTGGACGTGATGTCTTCGGACAATTGATCATCGGGGCAAGAAACTCTGTCATGATCGGTTTTGCTATTACGATCTTGACTTCGATCATCGGGGTAGGTTTAGGGATCCTTTCAGGATTCTACGGTGGTATGATCGATAACATCTTGATGCGTATCGTCGATTTCATCATGATTTTACCGATCATGTTGATCATTATTGTATTTGTTTCAATTATTACGAACTATAATGTATGGTCATTCATCTTTATTATGAGTGCATTTTATTGGGTCGCTAAAGCCCGATTATTCCGAAGCAAAACATTATCCGAAGCAAGACGTGATTATGTCAGTGCTTCTAAAACAATGGGAACAAGTGATGTGAAAATCATGTTCCGTGAAATCATGCCGAACCTTAGCTCATTGATCATTACCAACTTGACAATGAACTTTGCGGCAAATATTGGGATCGAGACCACTTTGACTTTCTTAGGCTTCGGATTGCCAACCAATGTACCAAGTTTGGGAACATTGATCGGTTATGCAAGTAACGGTGAAGTTTTAGTGAATCGACAATGGATTTGGTTACCCGCGTCAATTCTGATTTTAGTCTTGATGTTGAGTATAAATTACGTTGGTCAAGCATTTAAGCGTTCTGCAGATGCGCGTCAACGGTTAGGATAAGAGAAGTGAAGGGGGAAAATAGGATATGAAGAAAACGATTTTTGGACTTGTCACACTGCTATCTGTTGCAACTTTAGCAGCGTGTGGAAATGGCGGCGGAACTAGTTCCTCAGGGAATAATTCGTCAGATAACGGGAGTGGTAGTGATTTAACGTTCCCACTAGCAACAACAAATAATGATGATGCAATCGAAGATGGCGAATTGAACGTTGCAGTAGCAACGGATAGCCAATTCAAAGGATTGTTCCAATGGGAATTTTATCAAGATGCCTTTGATAATGCATTTATGGCACCTTCTCATGAACCATTATTTACAAATGATGCCAACTTCACGATCACAAATGATGGTGCAGCTTCATTAGAGTTAGATGAAGATGCGAAAACAGCAACGATCACACTGAAAGACAATGTTAAGTGGTCTGACGGCGAGGACGTTACAGCAGATGACGTTATTTTCCCTTATGAAATCATCGGACATCCTGACTACACAGGTATTCGTTATGACGATACGTTCCGTAATATCGTCGGTATGGAAGAATATAACAGTGGTAGTGCCGATACGATTTCTGGAATTACTAAAGTAGATGACAAAACTGTTAAAATCGAATACAAAGAAATGAACCCAAGTATGCTTCAAGCAGGTGGCGGTATCTGGACATATGCTGCACCTAAACACACACTTGAAGGTGTTGAAGTCAAAGATATGGAATCAAGTGATCAAGTCCGCAAACATCCAGTGACATTTGGTCCATACTACATGAGCAATATCGTAGCTGGTGAATCAGTAGAGTACTTACCAAACGAACACTACTGGAACGGAACACCACCATTGAAGAAAATCACAATGAAATCATTGCCAACAGCAAGTGCGACAGAAGCATTGAATTCAAAATTATATGACATGATTTTCCAAATGCCAACGGATACTTTCGAAACTTACCAAGATATCGCTGGCTATACAAACTTAGGTCGTCCACAAACTTCATACACATATCTAGGATTCAAACTAGGTAAATGGGATGCTGATGAAGGAAAAGTTGCTTACGATCCAGATTCAAAAATGGCAGATAAGTCATTACGTCAAGCAATGGGTTACGCTTTAGATAATAATGCAGTAGGGGAACGTTTCTACGCAGGCTTGAGAAGCAACGGAACAACGTTGATCCCACCAGTATTTGCAGAC from Enterococcus sp. DIV1094 includes these protein-coding regions:
- a CDS encoding ABC transporter ATP-binding protein, with the translated sequence MSELITIKDLKVHYPIRSGFFNRVTDHVYAVDGVDFIIEKGKTYGLVGESGSGKSTTGKAVVGLEKVTSGEIMYEGKDVTKRSNRKKIGYNKDVQMIFQDSMSSLNPKKRVLDIIAEPIRNFERLSDQEEKKKVKSLLDIVGMPEDALYKYPHEFSGGQRQRLGVARAVATNPKLIVADEPVSALDLSVQAQVLNFMKRIQQEFGLSYLFISHDLGVVKHMCDNIAIMYKGRFVEIGTREDIYNDPRHIYTKRLLSAIPRIDVDNREMHKQNRRNVEREYIEHQKDYYDTTGRVYDLRTLTPTHKVALKDGGAS
- a CDS encoding ABC transporter permease; this encodes MSDKKKEVTQESIPPMGIRMIAREFIKDKVAIFSLALLVILLLVIFIGAIFIDQDQVMFVSIFDKYAEPGAISTQGTKFLLGADEGGRDVFGQLIIGARNSVMIGFAITILTSIIGVGLGILSGFYGGMIDNILMRIVDFIMILPIMLIIIVFVSIITNYNVWSFIFIMSAFYWVAKARLFRSKTLSEARRDYVSASKTMGTSDVKIMFREIMPNLSSLIITNLTMNFAANIGIETTLTFLGFGLPTNVPSLGTLIGYASNGEVLVNRQWIWLPASILILVLMLSINYVGQAFKRSADARQRLG
- a CDS encoding ABC transporter ATP-binding protein is translated as MSDNQLLDVQNLHTGFRLKDEYYDAVDDVSFTLDKNEILAIVGESGCGKSTLATTIMGLLDPNNTKITGEIMYNDLNLIELNETLYNKIRGNDIGMIFQDPLSALNPLMRIEDQIKEGLSYHTKMTADQRQARALELLEQVGIPNPARVGRQYPHELSGGMRQRVIIAIAIACKPPIIIADEPTTALDVTIQAQILDLLKDLQEETKTGIILITHDLGVVAEMADRVAVMYGGQFVEVAGVKELFENPKHPYTQSLLNSIPQEGNHEAELHVIEGVVPSLKNMPRTGCRFAPRIPWIPASAHEENPVLHEIAPNHMVRCSCYKHFHFRDEKGEV
- the opp4B gene encoding oligopeptide ABC transporter permease, whose translation is MWKTILRRVLLMIPQVIILSVLIFILAQAMPGDPFTGLINPNQDPAVIEQMRQAAGLNDPWYEQYFRWIGNAVQGDFGQSFLFKRPVAYLIGERVVNTLYLSVLTVIITYLIAVPLGMLAGRYQNSILDKAVVIYNFFSFAVPLFIFGLIMLFVFGYRLGWFPTSGSQTLGFQGNFIAQWFDRLQYILLPAITQAFLATAVTIQYLRSEVIDSKSLDFVRTARSKGVPTNKVFSRHIFRNAALPMASQMGYEITSLIAGSVVIEKIFGYPGVGKLFIDSIGQRDYTVITALVLILGIATLVGTLLSDIIMSIVDPRIRIQ
- a CDS encoding oligopeptide ABC transporter substrate-binding protein, which encodes MKKTIFGLVTLLSVATLAACGNGGGTSSSGNNSSDNGSGSDLTFPLATTNNDDAIEDGELNVAVATDSQFKGLFQWEFYQDAFDNAFMAPSHEPLFTNDANFTITNDGAASLELDEDAKTATITLKDNVKWSDGEDVTADDVIFPYEIIGHPDYTGIRYDDTFRNIVGMEEYNSGSADTISGITKVDDKTVKIEYKEMNPSMLQAGGGIWTYAAPKHTLEGVEVKDMESSDQVRKHPVTFGPYYMSNIVAGESVEYLPNEHYWNGTPPLKKITMKSLPTASATEALNSKLYDMIFQMPTDTFETYQDIAGYTNLGRPQTSYTYLGFKLGKWDADEGKVAYDPDSKMADKSLRQAMGYALDNNAVGERFYAGLRSNGTTLIPPVFADFHDDSIEGYTLNLDKANKLLDDAGFKDVDGDGIREDKDGNKLTINFASMSGGEVAQPLADYYIQQWKEIGLDVQYTTGRLIEFNSFYDRLENDDPEIDVYQAAWSTGTDPNPTGLWGANAAFNYTRYESEENTKLINAINSSEAFDEDFLKEAYSNWQQYAFEEAFAIPTLFRNEVLPVNDRVRDWDWSYGAPNPWATVTVTSDSRS
- the acpP gene encoding acyl carrier protein — translated: MTREEVFNKVAKIISNHFEMDTDKVTDELNIKDDLKADSISIMEFVLELEDEFGTEISDEDAEQIETVGGAVDYISNNLK